One window of Mauremys reevesii isolate NIE-2019 linkage group 4, ASM1616193v1, whole genome shotgun sequence genomic DNA carries:
- the LOC120404819 gene encoding zinc finger protein OZF-like isoform X4 — MQENYETVTLLVFPIPKPDLIAQMERGEEPWVPDLQAAEKRESPRGTCTGDRTVSENKEENQQEEGPKKVELQERFLSRAEGNFSQHLEQGNAWGDRHRSEMQLGSYPGKKLDESSECDGGWKDPKETTVQQTSLNEEKPYKCLECGKRFQFSANLIKHWRTHTGEKSYECLDCGKSFSEKSHFITHRRLHTDERPYKCLECGKSFNETSHLMSHHRTHTGEKPYKCLDCGKSFSRKPYLIKHQRLHTGERPYKCFECGKGFIESSSLTKHERIHTGERPYTCLECGKSFIQKSQLIIHQRVHTGERPYKCLECGNDFSSRSHLIKHQKIHTGDKPYKCLDCGKSFVDRTKLTTHQRIHTGERPHKCLDCGKSFIEKSQLILHQRLHTGERPFQCCECGKSFIRSSVLITHQRTHTGERPYKCLECGKDFSESSKLTTHQRIHTGERPYKCLDCGKTFSQRSYLTKHGRIHMGERPYKCLDCGERFSKSSELTKHQRIHKGETP; from the exons atgcaggagaactacgagacggtgaccttgctgg TATTCCCCATTCCGAAACCTGACCTGATCGCCCAgatggaacgaggggaagagccgtgggtcccagatctccaggcTGCTGAGAAAAGGGAGAGCCCAAGAggcacctgcacag gtgatAGGACAGTGAGTGAGAACAAGGAGGAGAATCAGCAGGAGGAAGGTCCTAAGAAAGTGGAACTGCAGGAGAGGTTTTTGAGCAgagctgaagggaatttttcccagcACTTGGAACAAGGAAATGCCTGGGGAGATCGACACAGATCAGAGATGCAGCTGGGAAGCTATCCTGGGAAGAAACTGGATGAATCCTCTGAATGTGATGGAGGATGGAAGGATCCCAAGGAAACCACAGTCCAGCAGACAAGTCTCAATGAAGAGAAACCCTacaaatgccttgagtgtgggaaaagattcCAGTTCAGtgcaaaccttattaaacattggagaacccacacaggagagaagtcctatgaatgcttggactgtgggaaaagcttcagtgagaAGTCGCACTTCATTACACACCGGAGACTGCACACAGacgagagaccctataaatgcctggagtgcgggaaaagctttaatgaGACATCACACCTTATGTCACATCacagaacccacacaggagagaagccctataaatgcttagactgtgggaaaagcttcagtaggAAGCCTTATCTTATTAAACACCAGAGACttcacacgggagagagaccttataaatgctTTGAGTGTGGGAAAGGTTTTATCGAAAGTTCATCCCTTACTAAACAtgaaagaatccacacaggagaaagaccctatacATGCcttgaatgtgggaaaagcttcattcagaAGTCACAACTTATTATACACCAGAGagtgcacacaggagagagaccttataaatgccttgagtgtgggaatgATTTCAGTAGTCGCTCCCACCTTATTaagcatcagaaaatccacacaggtgacaaaccctataaatgcctcgactgtgggaaaagttttgttGACAGAACAAAACTTAccactcatcagagaatccacacaggagagagaccccataaatgtttagactgtgggaaaagcttcattgagAAGTCACAACTTATTCTACATCAGAGactgcacacaggagagagaccttttCAGTGCTGTGAATGTGGGAAAAGTTTTATTCGGAGCTCAGtgcttattacacatcagagaacccacacaggagagagaccttataaatgccttgagtgtgggaaagaTTTTAGCGAGAGCTCAAAGCTTactacacatcagagaatccacacgggagaaagACCCTacaaatgcttggactgtgggaaaactttcagtCAGCGCTCATACCTTACTAAACACGggagaatccacatgggagagagaccttataaatgcctTGACTGTGGGGAAAGGTTCAGTAAGAGCTCAGAGCTGaccaaacatcagagaatccacaaggGTGAGACACCCTAG
- the LOC120404819 gene encoding zinc finger protein OZF-like isoform X2, translating to MQENYETVTLLVFPIPKPDLIAQMERGEEPWVPDLQAAEKRESPRGTCTAGDRTVSENKEENQQEEGPKKVELQERFLSRAEGNFSQHLEQGNAWGDRHRSEMQLGSYPGKKLDESSECDGGWKDPKETTVQQTSLNEEKPYKCLECGKRFQFSANLIKHWRTHTGEKSYECLDCGKSFSEKSHFITHRRLHTDERPYKCLECGKSFNETSHLMSHHRTHTGEKPYKCLDCGKSFSRKPYLIKHQRLHTGERPYKCFECGKGFIESSSLTKHERIHTGERPYTCLECGKSFIQKSQLIIHQRVHTGERPYKCLECGNDFSSRSHLIKHQKIHTGDKPYKCLDCGKSFVDRTKLTTHQRIHTGERPHKCLDCGKSFIEKSQLILHQRLHTGERPFQCCECGKSFIRSSVLITHQRTHTGERPYKCLECGKDFSESSKLTTHQRIHTGERPYKCLDCGKTFSQRSYLTKHGRIHMGERPYKCLDCGERFSKSSELTKHQRIHKGETP from the exons atgcaggagaactacgagacggtgaccttgctgg TATTCCCCATTCCGAAACCTGACCTGATCGCCCAgatggaacgaggggaagagccgtgggtcccagatctccaggcTGCTGAGAAAAGGGAGAGCCCAAGAggcacctgcacag caggtgatAGGACAGTGAGTGAGAACAAGGAGGAGAATCAGCAGGAGGAAGGTCCTAAGAAAGTGGAACTGCAGGAGAGGTTTTTGAGCAgagctgaagggaatttttcccagcACTTGGAACAAGGAAATGCCTGGGGAGATCGACACAGATCAGAGATGCAGCTGGGAAGCTATCCTGGGAAGAAACTGGATGAATCCTCTGAATGTGATGGAGGATGGAAGGATCCCAAGGAAACCACAGTCCAGCAGACAAGTCTCAATGAAGAGAAACCCTacaaatgccttgagtgtgggaaaagattcCAGTTCAGtgcaaaccttattaaacattggagaacccacacaggagagaagtcctatgaatgcttggactgtgggaaaagcttcagtgagaAGTCGCACTTCATTACACACCGGAGACTGCACACAGacgagagaccctataaatgcctggagtgcgggaaaagctttaatgaGACATCACACCTTATGTCACATCacagaacccacacaggagagaagccctataaatgcttagactgtgggaaaagcttcagtaggAAGCCTTATCTTATTAAACACCAGAGACttcacacgggagagagaccttataaatgctTTGAGTGTGGGAAAGGTTTTATCGAAAGTTCATCCCTTACTAAACAtgaaagaatccacacaggagaaagaccctatacATGCcttgaatgtgggaaaagcttcattcagaAGTCACAACTTATTATACACCAGAGagtgcacacaggagagagaccttataaatgccttgagtgtgggaatgATTTCAGTAGTCGCTCCCACCTTATTaagcatcagaaaatccacacaggtgacaaaccctataaatgcctcgactgtgggaaaagttttgttGACAGAACAAAACTTAccactcatcagagaatccacacaggagagagaccccataaatgtttagactgtgggaaaagcttcattgagAAGTCACAACTTATTCTACATCAGAGactgcacacaggagagagaccttttCAGTGCTGTGAATGTGGGAAAAGTTTTATTCGGAGCTCAGtgcttattacacatcagagaacccacacaggagagagaccttataaatgccttgagtgtgggaaagaTTTTAGCGAGAGCTCAAAGCTTactacacatcagagaatccacacgggagaaagACCCTacaaatgcttggactgtgggaaaactttcagtCAGCGCTCATACCTTACTAAACACGggagaatccacatgggagagagaccttataaatgcctTGACTGTGGGGAAAGGTTCAGTAAGAGCTCAGAGCTGaccaaacatcagagaatccacaaggGTGAGACACCCTAG
- the LOC120404819 gene encoding zinc finger protein OZF-like isoform X1, which translates to MQENYETVTSLGFPVPKPDLIARLERGEEPWVPDLQASEESVSLRGTCTAGDRTVSENKEENQQEEGPKKVELQERFLSRAEGNFSQHLEQGNAWGDRHRSEMQLGSYPGKKLDESSECDGGWKDPKETTVQQTSLNEEKPYKCLECGKRFQFSANLIKHWRTHTGEKSYECLDCGKSFSEKSHFITHRRLHTDERPYKCLECGKSFNETSHLMSHHRTHTGEKPYKCLDCGKSFSRKPYLIKHQRLHTGERPYKCFECGKGFIESSSLTKHERIHTGERPYTCLECGKSFIQKSQLIIHQRVHTGERPYKCLECGNDFSSRSHLIKHQKIHTGDKPYKCLDCGKSFVDRTKLTTHQRIHTGERPHKCLDCGKSFIEKSQLILHQRLHTGERPFQCCECGKSFIRSSVLITHQRTHTGERPYKCLECGKDFSESSKLTTHQRIHTGERPYKCLDCGKTFSQRSYLTKHGRIHMGERPYKCLDCGERFSKSSELTKHQRIHKGETP; encoded by the coding sequence caggtgatAGGACAGTGAGTGAGAACAAGGAGGAGAATCAGCAGGAGGAAGGTCCTAAGAAAGTGGAACTGCAGGAGAGGTTTTTGAGCAgagctgaagggaatttttcccagcACTTGGAACAAGGAAATGCCTGGGGAGATCGACACAGATCAGAGATGCAGCTGGGAAGCTATCCTGGGAAGAAACTGGATGAATCCTCTGAATGTGATGGAGGATGGAAGGATCCCAAGGAAACCACAGTCCAGCAGACAAGTCTCAATGAAGAGAAACCCTacaaatgccttgagtgtgggaaaagattcCAGTTCAGtgcaaaccttattaaacattggagaacccacacaggagagaagtcctatgaatgcttggactgtgggaaaagcttcagtgagaAGTCGCACTTCATTACACACCGGAGACTGCACACAGacgagagaccctataaatgcctggagtgcgggaaaagctttaatgaGACATCACACCTTATGTCACATCacagaacccacacaggagagaagccctataaatgcttagactgtgggaaaagcttcagtaggAAGCCTTATCTTATTAAACACCAGAGACttcacacgggagagagaccttataaatgctTTGAGTGTGGGAAAGGTTTTATCGAAAGTTCATCCCTTACTAAACAtgaaagaatccacacaggagaaagaccctatacATGCcttgaatgtgggaaaagcttcattcagaAGTCACAACTTATTATACACCAGAGagtgcacacaggagagagaccttataaatgccttgagtgtgggaatgATTTCAGTAGTCGCTCCCACCTTATTaagcatcagaaaatccacacaggtgacaaaccctataaatgcctcgactgtgggaaaagttttgttGACAGAACAAAACTTAccactcatcagagaatccacacaggagagagaccccataaatgtttagactgtgggaaaagcttcattgagAAGTCACAACTTATTCTACATCAGAGactgcacacaggagagagaccttttCAGTGCTGTGAATGTGGGAAAAGTTTTATTCGGAGCTCAGtgcttattacacatcagagaacccacacaggagagagaccttataaatgccttgagtgtgggaaagaTTTTAGCGAGAGCTCAAAGCTTactacacatcagagaatccacacgggagaaagACCCTacaaatgcttggactgtgggaaaactttcagtCAGCGCTCATACCTTACTAAACACGggagaatccacatgggagagagaccttataaatgcctTGACTGTGGGGAAAGGTTCAGTAAGAGCTCAGAGCTGaccaaacatcagagaatccacaaggGTGAGACACCCTAG
- the LOC120404819 gene encoding zinc finger protein OZF-like isoform X3 has product MQENYETVTSLGFPVPKPDLIARLERGEEPWVPDLQASEESVSLRGTCTGDRTVSENKEENQQEEGPKKVELQERFLSRAEGNFSQHLEQGNAWGDRHRSEMQLGSYPGKKLDESSECDGGWKDPKETTVQQTSLNEEKPYKCLECGKRFQFSANLIKHWRTHTGEKSYECLDCGKSFSEKSHFITHRRLHTDERPYKCLECGKSFNETSHLMSHHRTHTGEKPYKCLDCGKSFSRKPYLIKHQRLHTGERPYKCFECGKGFIESSSLTKHERIHTGERPYTCLECGKSFIQKSQLIIHQRVHTGERPYKCLECGNDFSSRSHLIKHQKIHTGDKPYKCLDCGKSFVDRTKLTTHQRIHTGERPHKCLDCGKSFIEKSQLILHQRLHTGERPFQCCECGKSFIRSSVLITHQRTHTGERPYKCLECGKDFSESSKLTTHQRIHTGERPYKCLDCGKTFSQRSYLTKHGRIHMGERPYKCLDCGERFSKSSELTKHQRIHKGETP; this is encoded by the coding sequence gtgatAGGACAGTGAGTGAGAACAAGGAGGAGAATCAGCAGGAGGAAGGTCCTAAGAAAGTGGAACTGCAGGAGAGGTTTTTGAGCAgagctgaagggaatttttcccagcACTTGGAACAAGGAAATGCCTGGGGAGATCGACACAGATCAGAGATGCAGCTGGGAAGCTATCCTGGGAAGAAACTGGATGAATCCTCTGAATGTGATGGAGGATGGAAGGATCCCAAGGAAACCACAGTCCAGCAGACAAGTCTCAATGAAGAGAAACCCTacaaatgccttgagtgtgggaaaagattcCAGTTCAGtgcaaaccttattaaacattggagaacccacacaggagagaagtcctatgaatgcttggactgtgggaaaagcttcagtgagaAGTCGCACTTCATTACACACCGGAGACTGCACACAGacgagagaccctataaatgcctggagtgcgggaaaagctttaatgaGACATCACACCTTATGTCACATCacagaacccacacaggagagaagccctataaatgcttagactgtgggaaaagcttcagtaggAAGCCTTATCTTATTAAACACCAGAGACttcacacgggagagagaccttataaatgctTTGAGTGTGGGAAAGGTTTTATCGAAAGTTCATCCCTTACTAAACAtgaaagaatccacacaggagaaagaccctatacATGCcttgaatgtgggaaaagcttcattcagaAGTCACAACTTATTATACACCAGAGagtgcacacaggagagagaccttataaatgccttgagtgtgggaatgATTTCAGTAGTCGCTCCCACCTTATTaagcatcagaaaatccacacaggtgacaaaccctataaatgcctcgactgtgggaaaagttttgttGACAGAACAAAACTTAccactcatcagagaatccacacaggagagagaccccataaatgtttagactgtgggaaaagcttcattgagAAGTCACAACTTATTCTACATCAGAGactgcacacaggagagagaccttttCAGTGCTGTGAATGTGGGAAAAGTTTTATTCGGAGCTCAGtgcttattacacatcagagaacccacacaggagagagaccttataaatgccttgagtgtgggaaagaTTTTAGCGAGAGCTCAAAGCTTactacacatcagagaatccacacgggagaaagACCCTacaaatgcttggactgtgggaaaactttcagtCAGCGCTCATACCTTACTAAACACGggagaatccacatgggagagagaccttataaatgcctTGACTGTGGGGAAAGGTTCAGTAAGAGCTCAGAGCTGaccaaacatcagagaatccacaaggGTGAGACACCCTAG